The genome window TGACCATGCTCGTTGCGCCAAGTGCACCTGCGCAATCGAGTCGCCCGCCCGCGCCGTCAACCGGAAGCCCGGACGCCAGCTGCCCGGACGCCGGCCTGCCCTGGCGTGCTTCGCCGTCGGCGTGCTGGTGTCGCACGGGCTCGCCCGAAAACACCGTCGGGATGCCGTAGCGCCGTTTCGGGTTCCGGCTGTAGCCGTAGCGGTGGCGCAGTCGCGAGCGCACCCGCGCCGACAAGGCGTCGCCGCGCACCGTGTTGAGATCGGCGATCTCGATTCGGGTCGGGTCGAGGCGGCCGCCAGCGCCACCGGTCGAGACCACCGGCAGCTTGGCGCGCCGGCACCAGGCCAGCAGGTCGGATTTCGCCACCACGCTGTCGATGCAGTCGAGCACGCCGTCGAGTGGCGCAGCCAGCACGGTGTCGAGGTTGTCCTGCGTGGCGAAATCGATGAGCGCTTCAACGTCGCAGCCGGGGTGGATGTCACGCAGGCGCGCCGCGAGCACCTCGGCCTTGAACTGGCCCACCGTGCCGCCGAGCGCGTGTGACTGGCGGTTGGTGTTGCTCACACAGACGTCGTCGAGGTCGACCAGCCGAATCCGCGCGACGCCGGTGCGCACCAGCGCCTCGGCGGCCCAGGACCCGACGCCGCCGAGGCCCACAACGCACAGACTCAGCGACCGGATCCGGTCGGCCGCGTGCGCGCCGTAGACGCGCTCGATGCCACCGAAGCGCGCCTGCCAGTCGCTCGCGTCCATCCTGAATCAGCTGCGTTCGAAGAAAGACTTCACCGAGTCGATCCAACTGCTGTGCTCCGGACTGTGCCGGTCGCCGCCGAGCGACTCGCCAAGCTTCTCGAGCAATTCGCGCTGCTCGGCGTTGAGGTTGACCGGCGTCTCCACACGCATTTCGCACATCAGATCGCCGACAGCGCCACCGCGCACCGGCTTCACACCCTTGCCGCGCAAGCGAAAGAGCTTGCCGTTCTGCGTGCCGGCCGGGATCTTCAGTTTCACACGGCCGTCGAGCGTCGGCACTTCGAGCTCGCCGCCGAGGGAGGCCGTCACCATGTTGATCGGCACACTGCAGATGAGGTTCGCGCCGTCGCGCTCGAAGATGTCGTGCGGCTGGACCCGGATCTGGACGTAGAGGTCGCCCGTCGGGCCACCGCGCTCCCCGGCTTCGCCCTCGCCGCTGAGCCGGATGCGGTCACCGGTGTCGACACCGGCGGGAATCTTGACCGAGAGCGTCTTGTTCTCCTGGATGCGTCCGCGTCCGTTGCAAGGGGCACAGGGATCTTTGATGACTCTTCCGGTGCCGCCGCAAGTCGGACAAGTTTGTTGCACAGAGAAAAAGCCCTGCTGCATTCGAACCTGGCCCAGTCCATTGCACGTGGTGCAGGTTGTCGGGCTC of Pseudomonadota bacterium contains these proteins:
- a CDS encoding tRNA threonylcarbamoyladenosine dehydratase — protein: MDASDWQARFGGIERVYGAHAADRIRSLSLCVVGLGGVGSWAAEALVRTGVARIRLVDLDDVCVSNTNRQSHALGGTVGQFKAEVLAARLRDIHPGCDVEALIDFATQDNLDTVLAAPLDGVLDCIDSVVAKSDLLAWCRRAKLPVVSTGGAGGRLDPTRIEIADLNTVRGDALSARVRSRLRHRYGYSRNPKRRYGIPTVFSGEPVRHQHADGEARQGRPASGQLASGLPVDGAGGRLDCAGALGATSMVTASFGFAAAAELLRRLTAQTRPASAR
- the dnaJ gene encoding molecular chaperone DnaJ; translation: MSKRDYYEVLGVAKGSDEATLKKAYRRLAMKYHPDRNAGDDTAEAKFKEAKEAWDVLSDERKRAVYDQYGHAGLEGGMGGGGGAGGFSGDFGDIFGDVFGDIFGQRAGGRGSRASRGSDLQYNLDIALEDAVRGTEVKIQVPTLVECDTCDGNGAAPGTSPTTCTTCNGLGQVRMQQGFFSVQQTCPTCGGTGRVIKDPCAPCNGRGRIQENKTLSVKIPAGVDTGDRIRLSGEGEAGERGGPTGDLYVQIRVQPHDIFERDGANLICSVPINMVTASLGGELEVPTLDGRVKLKIPAGTQNGKLFRLRGKGVKPVRGGAVGDLMCEMRVETPVNLNAEQRELLEKLGESLGGDRHSPEHSSWIDSVKSFFERS